The Janthinobacterium lividum genome has a window encoding:
- a CDS encoding acetyltransferase, whose product MQNILIIGSSGHAKVVIDVVERQGVFRIAGLLDAFRTIGEETSGYRVLGAESDLPVLVETLAVAGVLVAIGDNFVRASVTARVAALCPQLPFVSAVHPQASVARAVRVGAGSVVMAGAVINPGCDVGQGCIVNTRASLDHDSVMEAFSSLAPAAATGGSCFIGTCSALGMGALLLQRMRIGSHCVVGAGAVVTRPVADLCVSYGAPAKTIRSRLAGDKYL is encoded by the coding sequence ATGCAAAACATTTTAATCATAGGCTCGTCGGGCCACGCGAAGGTAGTCATAGACGTGGTCGAACGACAGGGGGTCTTTCGCATTGCCGGCCTGCTCGACGCGTTTCGGACGATCGGCGAGGAAACTTCGGGCTATCGCGTCCTGGGCGCCGAGTCTGATTTGCCGGTCCTGGTGGAAACGCTCGCCGTGGCAGGGGTGCTGGTAGCCATAGGCGACAACTTTGTGCGGGCAAGCGTGACAGCCCGCGTGGCGGCATTGTGCCCGCAACTGCCATTCGTTAGCGCCGTGCATCCGCAGGCAAGCGTCGCCAGGGCTGTGCGTGTCGGTGCAGGTAGCGTGGTGATGGCGGGGGCGGTGATCAATCCCGGCTGCGACGTTGGGCAGGGCTGTATCGTCAATACGCGCGCCTCGCTCGATCACGATTCCGTGATGGAGGCATTTTCCAGCTTGGCGCCTGCTGCTGCGACAGGCGGCAGCTGCTTCATTGGCACGTGCAGCGCCCTGGGGATGGGCGCCTTGCTGCTGCAGCGCATGCGTATAGGCAGTCATTGCGTGGTCGGCGCCGGTGCCGTGGTGACGCGGCCAGTGGCTGATTTGTGCGTCAGTTATGGCGCGCCGGCAAAGACGATACGCAGCCGCCTGGCCGGTGACAAGTATCTGTAA